One Panicum virgatum strain AP13 chromosome 3N, P.virgatum_v5, whole genome shotgun sequence DNA segment encodes these proteins:
- the LOC120666668 gene encoding PHD finger protein ALFIN-LIKE 8-like: MDGGGGFMGPPPVPRSPEDVFRDFRARRAGLIRALTTDVEKFYMMCDPEKENLCLYGLPNETWEVNLPAEEVPPELPEPALGINFARDGMNEKDWLSLVAVHSDSWLLSVAFYFGARFSFDKESRKRLFTMINNLPTVYEVVTGTANKEPKDKTPKNSNKSNKTGSKPHQSEPNSRAPKMPPPKEEEESEGEDGEPQEDHESTLCGACGQSYDDFWICCDLCEKWFHGKCVKITPAKAEHIKQYKCPSCTGSKRAKV; this comes from the exons ATGGACGGAGGAGGCGGATTCATGGGCCCGCCGCCGGTCCCCCGCTCGCCGGAGGACGTCTTCCGGGACTTCCGCGCGCGCCGGGCCGGCCTGATCAGGGCGCTCACCACCG ATGTGGAGAAGTTCTACATGATGTGCGACCCAG AGAAGGAGAACCTATGTTTATATGGACTTCCCAATGAAACATGGGAAGTGAACTTGCCTGCAGAGGAGGTCCCTCCTGAACTCCCAGAACCAGCTCTGGGAATTAACTTTGCACGTGATGGGATGAATGAAAAAGATTGGCTGTCACTTGTTGCTGTGCATAGTGATTCTTGGTTATTGTCTGTTGCATTTTATTTTGGAGCAAGGTTTAGTTTCGACAAAGAATCCAG GAAACGGCTCTTCACCATGATCAATAACCTTCCCACAGTATATGAGGTTGTCACAGGAACCGCCAATAAAGAGCCCAAAGACAAAACCCCTAAAAATAGCAATAAGAGTAACAAAACTGGCTCGAAG CCGCACCAGTCAGAGCCCAACTCAAGGGCCCCGAAGATGCCACCTCcaaaggaagaggaggagagtgaagGGGAGGATGGGGAACCACAGGAAGACCATGAGAGTACTCTGTGTGGTGCATGCGGCCAAAGTTATGATGATTTCTGGATCTGCTGTGACCTGTGCGAGAAATGGTTCCATGGCAAGTGCGTGAAGATCACCCCAGCCAAAGCGGAACACATCAAGCAGTACAAGTGCCCCTCCTGCACAGGCAGCAAGAGGGCCAAGGTTTGA